TGTTGGAGTAGTAAAACTATGGATTTATTAAATACAGCAGACTGAAATCTCCCTACCTAATTGTAGTCTTGTAAATTTCTAAGTGCTTAACTCTAAATGTTAATTAAAACTTGATTATTTATTGAAGATAAACCATGCCAAGACATAAGGATATAGAATTCACATTTTTCCCCTAAGTTCTTTTGCTTCcatttataatatttgaaatacCACCCCTTAAAAGAGACACACAGTGTGCCACAAAAAAATGTGGCTTTCGGCTCTTAGTGTGCCTCTAAATATAGACAACTTACCTAAATTCTAAGCCTTGATTTGGTTAAACAACGATAGTAACTCCAATTCAACTGTGAGAAAAGCTCAAGTTATACAAGCAAAATACTTGACCCATATAAAATCCTTGGTTCATGGAGGTGgaactcaaaatataaaaattatagttAATGTTCATGGCTAAAGCATCTAGGTTTCTATTTCAGACATTAGCTATGAATCCTGGGCAAGTCTTCAAGATCCCCTGACCTACATTTCACCATGACTAATAGAGAGTATGGGCAATGCCCAAATCACCATCTGCAGAATGCAATGTTGAGGGATTAATGAGATactatatatgaatataaaatatgatcATTCATGTGCTATGACATGATCCTAATtatttcagatgaggaaactaacAGCTGCGAGCTGAAAGGAAACTTCTGTGTGTCCTGATAGTAAATGAGAGAGCTGGGACTTAAAACCAAAACTCCAGCTCCTGAACACAGGACCCAGTACATTCTATCACACAGCTGCATCTCACATAGCTCTTGAGGACTTTCTTAGCATAGACCTAAATTAGTCCCAGAGCCTGGGATCAGGTTAACCCaaaacaagaagcaaagaaaCCTCAGCTGATGAAGTGTCAGTTGATAGCGGCTAAGAATTGGGACAGCTACATACCAGcctgtggtggtattttgtttgtgctctaacaaataaagcttgcctgaagatcagaaggcagagctagtcactagttaaccatagaagtcAAGGTGGTCTGTATGGGAAGTAATATGGCtggcagagagaagaatataaagcaggaggagacaggagcttggcCTTTTTTCTGGCAGAGAAGTTAGCAACGTAAGAGTTGGCTGAGGCTTGCTCCCTTGTCTCTCCAATCTTTTagcatttaccccaatatctgactcggagttttattattattaagaccaattagaattcatacTGCACCAGCCTGTTTCTAAAAACATAGCCACCTACTACCGAATTCAACCTTCGGAACCCAGTAGATTTTTCTCTCACCATTTGTAGATGTTTGTCCAGACTCCACTAATTTTTCCTTCACAATGATGTACACTTCTCTCCCATTCCCATCACTGCCACTCCAGCatggcagagagaaaacaaactgagccTGGTACCTCCTTCCTTTGCCAGCTGGCCCTCAGGGACGTTACTCCAAGGATCTTCCTATAGTATCACTTCTAAGATTCATGAAGGCCAGGATTATCCAGAGTGATCCGGAGCCAGCTCACCCAACCTGGAGAAGTGAGCTACGAGCCTCTCTTCTCAAAGCCCATGTTCGGGAATTTGATGTGGATAGCTTGCAACTGTCTTCTCTGGGCGTGTTTATACCACTGAAGTCAGCAGACAGGTTCCTTTTCCAAGAGCACTAAGCTATCACACATATTACAGCACAGATCTGATCTGATGCGGTGATTCCTCATGATATGCTCACTGTGCGGTGTCTAATAAAGAGAGCACTCGATATGCAATTTCTCAGAAACTGAAAGTCAGTCTCTCTTCTCCTCAGAGATCTGTTCATCTCATTCTGCACAGTTCACACACTTGCTCTGCAGCCTGGCTTCCTAGACCTGTCTCATTCAGCCCTACCCTATAAAGTCAAGGACtgctttcctcatctgtaaaaacAAGTTCCACTAAAGCTGGTACTGCCACCTCTGGGGCTTATAGAACCTATGCTCACACCCTCCTCTATGACTTAGTTCTCACTTCCTcccctgctgtggaataatccttctataCACTGTGACTATGTATCACTCTCATCGGTTAATAAAAAAAGCTTTTTATCCTATACAAGACACAATAAGGCTcagcaggaaagccaaactgaaaatattgtggggaagaagggtggagtcagagagacGGGAGCCAGTTGCCCAGGAAGCCAGACATGCTAGAGAACAGGTAAAgctgtaattaatataagcctctgtgtgctaaTCTGGAAGCAGCTACCAGGAAGGGGAGCAGGCAGTGAGGACAGGAAACATCAGTTTACACTAAAACCTCTCCCACACAATTTCCAAATTCTACCCACATCAAATTTGGCACCTTCCCCAAACTGTCCATTGTTCTAAGACCTCCCGAGACTGGTGTaacagatttattcatttatagtcTTCCATGCCTATTAATTTAACTTCTGTGCCTTAACACAGAATCCCAGAGAAGATGTCCACAATAGTCTTCCTATTTCTATTTCAGACACAAGCAATATACATTAGGACCATAAGTTCTTCCTGCCCAAGGGCTCCGAAACACTCCCTCAGAGTCTAGTGAACTTTCTTCTCATGATAAGTCTCTTTAAATGTGGTTGACACTCAGGCCTTCCCCAAACCTATTTGTGTCATATCATGATCAGTTTAAGGACCCCTGAGCTCcactcctagagccttcatgggTAATCAGTCAAACTGCAGCCAAAGCCACCATGATGGAGTTTCTTGAACTCTTAGTTCCCCCAGAATACAATACTTCTAAGTGAAATCATATTTTCTATATCAAACCATAAAAAAGTAATACAGGAAAATTTTCAATAGGTGAGTttattatatgatatatacacaacacagattttttttggaCTGAAATATTATTTAATGAGTTCCTCAGTAACTGCAACTTGTAATCTGCAGCTGTGTGGCATCAGGACTTGGCTTCCTGCTCCACAGGCTTTAGATGCCACTGTGCCACCAATTCCCCATTGCTCTTGAGGCACGTGCTAGACATGGTCTCTTCTGCGGGAAGTCCTTGTGGCAGCTTCAGGGGCTGGATTTGTATCAAGTGTTTAACCACTTTCAACTTTACGTTCACTGAAGAGATGTTCTTGTGAATTTGAGGGCTATGTGCCTTCTGTAGTCCAAGCATCTTGATTGTATCTTTTTCCCAGTATGGACGcctttttgtcctttttattcTTGTGACAATGTGCAGTTTA
This DNA window, taken from Cricetulus griseus strain 17A/GY chromosome 2, alternate assembly CriGri-PICRH-1.0, whole genome shotgun sequence, encodes the following:
- the LOC113833533 gene encoding 39S ribosomal protein L30, mitochondrial-like, whose amino-acid sequence is MAGILRSVFQRPPGRLQTVNKGVESLIGTDWIRHKFTRSRIPDKVFQPTPEDHEKYGGDPQHPHKLHIVTRIKRTKRRPYWEKDTIKMLGLQKAHSPQIHKNISSVNVKLKVVKHLIQIQPLKLPQGLPAEETMSSTCLKSNGELVAQWHLKPVEQEAKS